From Methanosarcina lacustris Z-7289, one genomic window encodes:
- a CDS encoding phosphoadenosine phosphosulfate reductase domain-containing protein, whose product MSKPVYLGKMLLHWCDACNVPVLGKKCGCGNRAKKVEVTPPGDIRPAFDYDIKRINSVSEKQFNAPLIPEGHLVVLNKAPYEDRMDEIIVDGEVLASIRFEIENCTWVLLPRLEGARRLFQGRDRKELKKWVVIEPEIMPFILKKGASILVPGVLDADPEIEKEDEVVVLLPSGEVVCCGRARLTGREMIEEKRGNAVKPRWSAEPVAAKTLPSEKSWDDAVKANEKILDSMIGMAHSFIRNVSGSMDLKVSVSYSGGKDSLAVLQLVDETLDDYELMFADTGIEFPETLENVTKVAEYYGKTLRTASSGDSFWESIGVFGPPTMDTRWCCKICKLGPIARLIDENYEGGCLSFIGQRQYESHARSISNKVWKNPWVGNQVGASPIQEWTALHVWLYLFRTKAPYNPAYEKGYDRMGCWLCPSSSLSDFFQLEESHPELAQKLNTHLLAYAERMGLSPEWVKYGLWRYKRYPKVLQELADRKGISLLPTQEAPGELHFEVATGYRPCKAGGISADGSFGQAIDIEFLEESGMLNPVGKASFIEGAASVALGESRAQVFASGNVNGRSENEKTLKKLMRMVEFSVRRAVLCQGCGVCVGHCDHNAIEIKEKRAWIKESCTHCGACIEVCPLVKFL is encoded by the coding sequence ATGTCCAAACCAGTATACCTTGGCAAAATGCTCCTGCACTGGTGCGATGCCTGCAATGTGCCTGTGCTCGGAAAAAAGTGTGGGTGCGGCAATAGAGCAAAAAAAGTTGAGGTCACTCCTCCCGGCGATATTCGTCCGGCTTTTGATTATGATATAAAACGCATAAATTCCGTTTCTGAAAAACAGTTCAATGCCCCCCTTATTCCCGAAGGGCACCTTGTGGTGCTTAACAAAGCCCCTTATGAAGACCGGATGGATGAAATTATAGTGGACGGGGAAGTCCTTGCATCTATCAGGTTTGAAATAGAAAACTGCACATGGGTTCTGCTCCCCAGGCTTGAAGGAGCAAGGCGGCTTTTTCAGGGCAGGGACCGGAAAGAGCTTAAAAAATGGGTGGTTATCGAGCCGGAAATTATGCCTTTTATCCTGAAAAAAGGGGCAAGTATTCTTGTTCCCGGAGTTCTTGATGCAGACCCGGAAATCGAAAAAGAGGACGAGGTTGTTGTTCTTCTCCCTTCCGGCGAGGTAGTTTGTTGCGGAAGAGCCCGGCTGACAGGCAGGGAAATGATTGAAGAAAAGCGCGGAAATGCCGTAAAGCCGCGCTGGAGTGCAGAACCCGTAGCTGCAAAAACCCTCCCCTCAGAAAAGAGCTGGGATGATGCCGTAAAAGCCAATGAGAAAATTCTTGACTCAATGATAGGGATGGCTCATTCTTTCATAAGAAACGTTTCCGGAAGTATGGACCTGAAAGTCAGTGTATCCTACTCCGGGGGCAAAGACAGCCTTGCAGTGCTGCAGCTTGTGGATGAAACTCTGGATGATTATGAATTGATGTTTGCAGATACAGGGATTGAGTTTCCGGAAACCCTTGAAAACGTTACAAAGGTTGCAGAATATTACGGAAAAACCCTCCGGACAGCGAGTTCAGGAGATTCTTTCTGGGAGTCTATTGGAGTTTTCGGGCCTCCGACAATGGATACGCGCTGGTGCTGCAAGATCTGCAAACTGGGACCCATTGCCAGGCTGATTGACGAAAATTATGAGGGAGGCTGCCTGAGCTTCATAGGACAGCGCCAGTACGAATCCCATGCCCGCTCCATCAGTAATAAAGTCTGGAAAAACCCCTGGGTCGGAAATCAAGTTGGAGCGTCTCCCATACAGGAATGGACAGCTCTGCATGTCTGGCTCTACCTCTTCAGGACAAAAGCTCCCTACAACCCGGCTTATGAGAAAGGGTATGACCGGATGGGATGCTGGCTCTGTCCTTCTTCTTCCCTATCCGACTTTTTCCAGCTTGAGGAAAGTCACCCTGAACTTGCACAAAAACTCAACACCCACCTCCTGGCTTATGCAGAACGGATGGGGCTTTCCCCGGAATGGGTAAAATACGGCTTATGGCGCTACAAACGCTACCCCAAAGTCCTGCAGGAGCTTGCGGATAGAAAGGGAATTTCCCTGCTCCCTACTCAGGAAGCTCCCGGAGAACTCCATTTTGAAGTTGCCACAGGATACAGACCCTGCAAAGCAGGAGGGATTTCTGCGGATGGAAGTTTCGGGCAGGCGATAGATATTGAATTTCTTGAAGAAAGCGGAATGCTCAATCCTGTAGGGAAAGCTTCCTTTATAGAAGGGGCTGCCTCTGTCGCTCTAGGGGAGTCGAGAGCCCAGGTCTTTGCCTCTGGAAATGTAAACGGGAGAAGTGAAAACGAAAAAACCCTGAAAAAACTCATGCGAATGGTAGAGTTCTCAGTAAGAAGAGCTGTCCTCTGCCAGGGTTGCGGAGTCTGTGTAGGACACTGTGATCACAACGCAATTGAAATAAAAGAAAAGAGAGCCTGGATCAAGGAGAGCTGCACGCACTGCGGAGCCTGTATAGAGGTCTGCCCGCTTGTAAAATTCCTGTAA
- the dinB gene encoding DNA polymerase IV: MMQRIILHIDMDYFYAAIEEREKPELRGKAVVVCMLSGRSELSGSVSTCNYTAREFGIRSGMPCSRAKKLNHEAVFLPVRKEFYTSISDRIMEILHNYADPEENEDSFEQTSIDEAFLEITDRTEGDFNLAFELGIQIKEEIKEKVNLTCSIGIGPNKLIAKMASSSKKPDGITVVNPENLESFLWPLKVSKLWGIGDVTAKKLQEMDIVTVKDLAEHDVIKLISTFGKARGTWLKQAASGIDDSPLKEREGSEQIGRIATLPEDTLDPELIFPLLEKLAGDVIGKLDSRELSFRVVTFTAINSNFRIYTRSRTLNHTVSSKEALLEAAREILGEFLSENRTELRRVGIRVEGLQKRKGQKSLLDY; encoded by the coding sequence GTGATGCAGCGGATCATTCTTCACATAGACATGGACTATTTTTATGCAGCTATCGAGGAGCGGGAAAAGCCGGAACTCCGCGGAAAAGCAGTTGTAGTCTGCATGCTTTCCGGGAGAAGCGAACTCAGCGGATCTGTGAGCACATGCAATTACACTGCACGAGAGTTTGGAATCAGGTCAGGGATGCCCTGTTCAAGAGCAAAGAAACTCAATCATGAAGCTGTGTTCCTGCCTGTAAGGAAGGAATTTTACACTTCGATTTCAGACAGGATCATGGAGATTCTCCACAACTATGCAGACCCCGAAGAAAATGAAGATTCCTTTGAACAGACAAGTATTGATGAGGCTTTCCTTGAAATTACCGACCGGACAGAAGGAGACTTTAACCTTGCTTTTGAGCTCGGGATACAGATAAAGGAAGAAATAAAAGAAAAGGTGAACCTGACCTGCTCTATAGGAATAGGACCAAATAAACTAATTGCCAAGATGGCTTCCTCCTCAAAAAAACCCGATGGGATTACGGTCGTGAACCCCGAAAATCTGGAAAGTTTTCTCTGGCCGCTGAAGGTGTCCAAACTCTGGGGAATCGGGGATGTAACTGCAAAAAAATTGCAGGAAATGGACATAGTTACGGTAAAGGACCTTGCAGAACATGATGTTATCAAACTTATTTCCACCTTTGGAAAAGCCCGGGGTACGTGGCTTAAACAAGCTGCGTCAGGAATTGATGACTCCCCCCTTAAGGAAAGGGAAGGTTCAGAACAGATCGGGAGGATTGCAACACTGCCTGAGGATACTCTGGATCCGGAACTTATCTTTCCGCTGCTGGAGAAGCTGGCAGGAGACGTTATTGGAAAACTGGACTCAAGGGAACTCTCCTTCAGGGTTGTAACCTTTACGGCCATAAACTCAAATTTCAGGATATATACCAGGAGCCGCACACTCAACCATACGGTTTCTTCAAAAGAAGCCCTTCTTGAAGCAGCCAGGGAAATCCTTGGGGAGTTCCTTTCGGAAAACAGGACTGAACTCCGGCGCGTGGGGATAAGGGTTGAAGGGCTCCAAAAAAGAAAAGGCCAGAAAAGCCTTCTTGATTATTGA
- a CDS encoding protease inhibitor I42 family protein, with amino-acid sequence MYKVGKEGRLQKDGQERDNMIKKPFTIQFPENPVSGFSWDIATSNGLQIMRDSFVPGDEEKTGSGGYHVWDIQVTCQGSQKIKGTYQRGNQIASCFEINIDAE; translated from the coding sequence ATGTATAAAGTAGGTAAGGAAGGACGACTGCAGAAGGACGGACAGGAGAGGGACAATATGATCAAAAAACCGTTTACAATCCAGTTTCCGGAAAATCCAGTCAGCGGATTCAGCTGGGACATTGCAACCAGTAACGGCTTACAGATAATGAGGGACAGTTTTGTCCCTGGAGATGAGGAAAAGACCGGAAGCGGAGGATACCATGTATGGGATATTCAGGTAACCTGCCAGGGAAGTCAAAAGATAAAAGGCACATACCAGAGGGGAAACCAGATAGCAAGCTGTTTTGAAATCAATATTGATGCCGAATAA